Proteins encoded by one window of Sorangium aterium:
- a CDS encoding metallophosphoesterase family protein, producing MARRAALRVLYLALLPVLVLLALVVAPVLVVSSVASQGRVWRPETWKKISYGSRYFRSSFRGRLGEVVDVIDVVRDRLILMVVVLAAACGAGGLAVHLLDIGVPAWLSAWLDGSFLSFLASLFPAGGRLSFGGGAALVLAGCTALAALALGVSLYAWLASALGEATRVILRYGGAATLFPDPGDAIPGGRLVLCQISDLHITAGGREPYEIEEGSAAWPDGVSRPDTAELTGRLRRLVAEIAAMKPPLVALTGDMTDLGEEAQWDELEAALSGIPASSQVLMVPGNHDVAINVGTAPDPYLTKRAEREQRFIEVLTRVERGPFQPPLHVPARKRARRRLRAIAGLYPRRLDLEGGIRIFGLNSNRYRSRFVGSNAIGQIGGAQLRRLARALRRGSGPVIVLLHHHVARLAGPISLNDTFMIAMDGPRLLEMLAAYQQKNPKKNSALVLHGHKHLAFFGHYRSKSGGRVSVYAHPSSTLGHETDGHLDGVARFAAIRLTEDGIWRVETHPLRPARSAAPSPPAPAEAEPTATEAAAS from the coding sequence ATGGCGCGAAGGGCGGCCCTCCGAGTCCTCTACCTGGCGCTCCTGCCGGTGCTCGTCCTGCTCGCGCTGGTCGTCGCCCCGGTCCTCGTCGTCTCGAGCGTCGCGAGCCAAGGCCGCGTGTGGCGGCCGGAGACATGGAAGAAGATCTCCTACGGGAGCCGCTACTTCCGCTCGTCGTTCCGGGGGAGGCTCGGCGAGGTCGTCGACGTCATCGACGTCGTCCGCGATCGCCTGATCCTGATGGTCGTCGTCCTCGCCGCGGCCTGCGGCGCCGGCGGGCTCGCCGTGCACCTGCTCGATATCGGGGTGCCCGCCTGGCTCTCCGCGTGGCTGGATGGGTCGTTCCTCTCCTTCCTCGCGTCCTTGTTCCCCGCGGGCGGCCGGCTCTCCTTCGGGGGCGGGGCCGCGCTCGTCCTGGCCGGGTGCACGGCGCTCGCGGCGCTCGCGCTCGGGGTCTCGCTCTATGCGTGGCTCGCGTCTGCCCTGGGCGAGGCGACCCGCGTGATCCTGCGGTATGGCGGCGCGGCGACGCTCTTCCCCGATCCCGGCGACGCGATCCCCGGCGGGCGGCTCGTCCTCTGCCAGATCTCCGATCTCCACATCACGGCGGGCGGCCGCGAGCCGTACGAGATCGAGGAGGGCTCTGCCGCGTGGCCGGACGGGGTCTCTCGCCCCGACACCGCCGAGCTGACAGGCCGCCTCCGGCGGCTCGTGGCGGAGATCGCCGCCATGAAGCCGCCGCTCGTCGCGCTGACGGGCGACATGACCGATCTCGGGGAAGAGGCGCAGTGGGACGAGCTCGAGGCGGCGCTCTCCGGCATACCGGCCTCCTCGCAGGTGCTCATGGTGCCTGGCAACCACGATGTCGCCATCAACGTCGGCACGGCGCCGGACCCGTACCTCACGAAGCGGGCGGAGCGCGAGCAGCGCTTCATCGAGGTGCTCACCCGCGTTGAGCGCGGCCCCTTCCAGCCTCCCCTTCACGTCCCGGCCCGCAAGCGCGCGCGGCGGCGGCTGCGCGCGATCGCCGGCCTGTATCCGAGGCGGCTCGATCTCGAGGGGGGTATCCGGATCTTCGGCCTCAACTCCAACCGTTACCGCTCGCGGTTCGTGGGGTCGAACGCGATCGGGCAGATCGGCGGCGCGCAGCTCCGGCGCCTCGCCCGCGCGCTGAGGCGGGGGTCCGGGCCCGTCATCGTGCTCCTGCACCACCACGTGGCGCGCCTCGCGGGGCCGATCTCGCTCAACGACACGTTCATGATCGCGATGGATGGCCCGCGCCTCCTCGAGATGCTCGCGGCGTATCAGCAGAAGAACCCGAAGAAGAACAGCGCGCTCGTGCTCCACGGGCACAAGCACCTCGCGTTCTTCGGCCACTACCGCTCGAAGAGCGGCGGCCGCGTCAGCGTGTACGCGCACCCCTCGTCGACGCTCGGCCACGAGACCGACGGCCACCTCGACGGCGTCGCCAGGTTCGCGGCGATCCGGCTGACGGAGGACGGTATCTGGCGTGTCGAGACGCACCCGCTCCGCCCTGCACGCTCTGCCGCGCCCTCGCCGCCGGCCCCGGCCGAGGCGGAGCCGACCGCCACCGAGGCGGCGGCGTCCTGA
- a CDS encoding serine/threonine protein kinase, whose product MIGTIIDGKYQIRKLLGEGAMGSVYEAEHTGTGRRCAVKVISSADLTRDPKVVSRFQREARAAGAIDTQHITQVLDAGVDRGSNLPFLAMEFLAGEDVHELIKRVGPLAPDLALRIVAQSCIGLQKAHEASVVHRDIKPHNLFLARRDAGEILVKLLDFGIAKVKMDRANETESADLTRTGNLIGSPLYMSPEQARGQKEIDHRTDIWSLGAVLYQLLTGRTPYHHITALGELIIAICSDPPPQVQDFAPWVAPEIAAIVHRCLLQAPGQRYQSAQEMFGAIRPLLPYGWGIHESMLVPLPEAVHRQSAPRLAANAPQGGAYAAISPANQSGGYPAISPANQSGGYPAISPANQSGGYPAVPQEHRGGYSSFAPPPLQNGPPAAIVPATNHAGAATTGALTQSHRGTQPGVPRVPVVAGAALAAAVIAAGVYFISRPSAEPVVQPEAKATVETLPPAAATLTSTAPTPAATPTTPEVVAAAVEPQPKRVQVVILPADASVEVEGKRVTTRNGILDITGPPGSVHRVRVFKKGGGEAMADVVVTDTGALPPKVELTPTSGKGGPAASAKSASAASPAPPPAPTTPKGIIDNTDEFGK is encoded by the coding sequence GTGATCGGCACGATCATCGACGGCAAATATCAGATACGCAAGCTCCTCGGCGAGGGCGCCATGGGCTCGGTTTACGAGGCCGAGCACACGGGGACCGGCCGGCGCTGCGCCGTGAAGGTGATCAGCTCGGCCGATCTCACCCGCGACCCGAAGGTCGTGAGCCGCTTCCAGCGCGAGGCGCGCGCGGCAGGCGCGATCGACACACAGCACATCACGCAGGTGCTCGACGCCGGCGTCGATCGCGGCTCGAACCTGCCGTTCCTCGCGATGGAGTTCCTCGCGGGCGAGGATGTCCACGAGCTCATCAAGCGCGTCGGACCGCTCGCGCCCGACCTCGCGCTGCGCATCGTCGCGCAGTCGTGCATCGGGCTCCAGAAGGCGCACGAGGCGAGCGTCGTCCACCGCGACATCAAGCCGCACAACCTGTTCCTCGCGCGCCGCGACGCCGGCGAGATCCTCGTCAAGCTGCTCGATTTCGGGATCGCCAAGGTGAAGATGGACCGGGCGAACGAGACCGAGAGCGCCGATCTGACGCGCACCGGGAACCTGATCGGCTCGCCGCTCTACATGTCGCCGGAGCAGGCGCGCGGCCAGAAGGAGATCGACCACCGCACCGACATCTGGTCGCTCGGCGCCGTGCTCTACCAGCTGCTGACCGGGCGGACGCCGTACCATCACATCACCGCGCTCGGTGAGCTGATCATCGCGATCTGCTCGGATCCTCCGCCGCAGGTGCAGGACTTCGCCCCGTGGGTGGCGCCCGAGATCGCGGCGATCGTGCACCGATGCCTCCTCCAGGCCCCCGGGCAGCGCTACCAGAGCGCGCAGGAGATGTTCGGCGCCATCCGGCCGCTCCTCCCGTACGGCTGGGGCATCCACGAGAGCATGCTCGTGCCGCTGCCGGAGGCCGTGCACCGGCAGTCCGCGCCGCGGCTCGCGGCGAACGCGCCGCAGGGTGGCGCGTACGCCGCGATCTCGCCGGCGAACCAGAGCGGCGGTTACCCCGCGATCTCGCCGGCGAACCAGAGCGGCGGTTACCCCGCGATCTCGCCGGCGAACCAGAGCGGCGGTTACCCCGCGGTCCCGCAGGAGCACCGCGGAGGCTACTCGTCGTTCGCGCCTCCCCCGCTCCAGAACGGGCCGCCAGCGGCGATCGTTCCGGCCACCAACCATGCTGGCGCCGCGACGACGGGGGCGCTCACGCAGTCGCACCGCGGAACGCAGCCCGGGGTGCCGCGGGTGCCGGTGGTGGCCGGCGCCGCGCTCGCCGCCGCGGTCATCGCGGCCGGCGTGTACTTCATCAGCCGGCCCTCGGCGGAGCCGGTCGTGCAGCCAGAGGCGAAGGCGACCGTCGAGACGCTCCCGCCTGCGGCGGCCACGCTGACGTCGACCGCGCCGACGCCGGCCGCGACGCCGACGACGCCGGAGGTGGTCGCGGCGGCGGTCGAGCCGCAGCCGAAGCGCGTTCAGGTCGTCATCCTGCCCGCCGACGCCTCGGTCGAGGTCGAAGGCAAGCGCGTGACGACGCGCAACGGCATCCTCGATATCACCGGGCCGCCCGGGAGCGTGCACAGGGTGCGCGTCTTCAAGAAGGGGGGAGGCGAGGCCATGGCCGACGTCGTGGTGACCGACACCGGCGCGTTGCCGCCGAAGGTCGAGCTCACGCCGACGTCGGGGAAGGGCGGTCCTGCGGCATCGGCGAAGAGCGCCTCGGCCGCGTCGCCAGCGCCTCCGCCCGCGCCCACGACCCCCAAGGGGATCATCGACAACACCGACGAGTTCGGAAAGTAG
- a CDS encoding SUMF1/EgtB/PvdO family nonheme iron enzyme, translating to MSCTETPIEPPCTPRSPASSDPPPALSTGARAAPARRRGRAAALVVAGAAGAGAAVWTSAAVAVWSGAPAAAARSAAPLVASAASALPEGAPTAPPERVTLTADDEDDEPGTLEEQRLRLFARMRRELALPDEAMRQVEAIFAASTVLGQGNPALTRHPMSRSECRRIRALSGVEPAREPACGAPGMVPLFDPTRGQTAADAPVCIDQLEFPNVPCEYPVVHVRAREAALLCRAVGKRICDAHEWEGACAGALRDPDVEYEWARPRNEASWHHNLLREKVWSYGPAKNHALCGTGSYRTPGCPGGGWDRCGSNTYPAGAFPACRSSLGVFDLHGNVAEHMSLPILPEELARYGDRGFTEMKGSWFAFSSMEVHADDCRFRAPDWHATRLMSRGSHANYHLGFRCCKDIAPPDGAERGEGVDHRGASGAQR from the coding sequence ATGTCCTGCACCGAGACGCCGATAGAGCCGCCCTGCACCCCGCGATCACCCGCGTCGAGCGACCCGCCGCCGGCGCTCTCGACCGGCGCGCGCGCGGCCCCTGCGCGCCGGCGCGGCAGAGCCGCGGCCCTCGTCGTTGCGGGCGCTGCCGGCGCGGGAGCGGCCGTGTGGACCAGCGCGGCCGTGGCCGTGTGGAGCGGGGCGCCCGCGGCGGCGGCGCGCAGCGCGGCGCCGCTCGTGGCGAGCGCGGCGAGCGCGCTGCCGGAGGGCGCGCCGACAGCGCCACCAGAGCGCGTGACGCTCACGGCGGATGACGAGGACGACGAGCCCGGCACGCTGGAAGAGCAGCGCCTGCGGCTGTTCGCGCGGATGCGGCGCGAGCTCGCGCTCCCCGACGAGGCGATGCGGCAGGTCGAGGCGATCTTCGCGGCGTCGACGGTGCTCGGCCAGGGCAACCCCGCGCTGACGCGCCACCCGATGTCGCGCTCGGAGTGCCGCCGCATTCGAGCGCTCTCGGGCGTCGAGCCGGCGCGCGAGCCGGCCTGCGGCGCGCCGGGGATGGTGCCGCTCTTCGATCCCACGCGCGGTCAGACCGCGGCGGACGCCCCCGTGTGCATCGATCAGCTCGAGTTCCCGAACGTGCCCTGCGAGTACCCCGTCGTGCACGTCCGGGCGCGCGAGGCGGCGCTCCTGTGCAGGGCGGTCGGGAAACGGATCTGCGATGCGCACGAGTGGGAGGGGGCGTGCGCCGGCGCCCTCCGGGATCCGGACGTCGAGTACGAGTGGGCGCGGCCCCGGAACGAGGCGAGCTGGCACCACAACCTCCTGCGCGAGAAGGTGTGGAGCTACGGCCCCGCAAAGAACCACGCGCTCTGCGGGACCGGGAGCTACCGCACGCCGGGCTGTCCAGGCGGCGGGTGGGACCGCTGCGGCTCCAACACGTATCCGGCCGGCGCGTTCCCCGCGTGCCGGAGCAGCCTCGGTGTCTTCGATCTGCACGGCAACGTCGCCGAGCACATGAGCCTGCCCATCCTGCCCGAGGAGCTCGCGCGGTACGGCGATCGGGGCTTCACCGAGATGAAGGGCAGCTGGTTCGCGTTCTCGTCGATGGAGGTCCACGCCGACGACTGCCGCTTTCGCGCCCCCGACTGGCACGCGACGCGCCTCATGAGCAGGGGCAGCCACGCCAACTACCACCTTGGATTCCGCTGCTGCAAGGACATCGCGCCGCCAGACGGCGCCGAGCGAGGCGAGGGCGTCGACCACCGGGGCGCCAGCGGCGCGCAGAGATAA
- a CDS encoding PEGA domain-containing protein, with product MDLRTRRGGSRPLSLARRPRAAPRLRALSAAIAAAVAAGPALAQPAPPAAGAAEAGAPAREGAAPATGAAVPAEEAPVSETDRQVARLHFEKGLTLLREEAWGPALAEFLLSRKLFPTRVATNNAAIALRKLQRYDEALEMFETFLRDFTMSAAERAAAQREIAELRALVGTLDITNAEPGASIVVSGEERGQYPPVKPIRVAAGTHVLRVFKEGYEPVETRVDVAGGQTVTVNAKLRRLTRSGRLRVVERAGKTVDVLVDNVVVGQTPWIGALSVGDHMVALRGAGKLGTQPTAAPVKPQELTTLSLLAEDLDASLRVDPTPPGASVWINSVNVGNGVWLGRLKVGTHRVEVKADGFVTGTRTVTLQKGQRQSLDVGLERDEDADIWRKPPKITLDVSASFLLAPTLGGEITDGCDSGCSSSLGLGGLGMIHGGYELGSGIGVGIELGGLFAAQQLDERSAALRPVGYRDPLDGTASDTLRLGGFLAGATFGYHFGERFPALLRLGAGVLVGEVRDERTGRFRTTGGESFNTFPVVDFASATYFYADPEVRLGLRLGERWEVAGSVKLLLLIGLSKPKWDRTIELAAASDGIGTYEPESLMGDFVLMIAPGASLRYQF from the coding sequence ATGGATCTGCGTACGCGGCGCGGCGGCTCTCGTCCTCTCTCCCTCGCGCGGCGTCCCCGCGCGGCGCCGCGGCTGCGCGCGCTCTCGGCCGCGATCGCGGCCGCGGTCGCCGCCGGCCCGGCGCTCGCGCAGCCGGCGCCGCCGGCCGCGGGCGCCGCGGAAGCCGGCGCGCCGGCCAGGGAGGGCGCCGCGCCGGCCACGGGCGCTGCGGTGCCGGCCGAGGAGGCGCCCGTCTCCGAGACGGACCGGCAGGTGGCGCGGCTCCACTTCGAGAAGGGGCTCACGCTGCTGCGCGAGGAGGCCTGGGGCCCTGCGCTCGCGGAGTTCCTCCTCTCGCGCAAGCTCTTCCCGACGCGCGTGGCCACGAACAACGCCGCGATCGCGCTGCGCAAGCTCCAGCGCTACGACGAGGCGCTCGAGATGTTCGAGACCTTCCTCCGCGATTTCACCATGTCGGCCGCCGAGCGCGCTGCCGCGCAGCGGGAGATCGCCGAGCTGCGGGCGCTCGTGGGGACGCTCGACATCACGAACGCGGAGCCCGGGGCGTCCATCGTGGTGAGCGGCGAGGAGCGCGGGCAGTACCCGCCCGTCAAGCCGATCCGCGTGGCGGCGGGCACGCACGTCCTCCGCGTCTTCAAGGAAGGCTACGAGCCGGTGGAGACGCGCGTCGACGTCGCCGGCGGGCAGACCGTCACGGTCAACGCGAAGCTCCGCAGGCTGACCCGCTCCGGCCGGCTGCGCGTGGTGGAGCGCGCCGGCAAGACGGTCGACGTGCTCGTGGACAACGTGGTCGTGGGGCAGACCCCGTGGATCGGCGCGCTGTCGGTCGGCGACCACATGGTGGCGCTGCGCGGCGCGGGGAAGCTCGGGACGCAGCCGACGGCGGCGCCGGTGAAGCCTCAGGAGCTCACGACGCTGTCGCTGCTCGCCGAGGATCTCGACGCCTCGCTGCGGGTCGACCCCACGCCGCCCGGCGCGAGCGTGTGGATCAACTCGGTCAACGTGGGCAACGGCGTCTGGCTCGGCCGGCTCAAGGTCGGCACGCACCGGGTCGAGGTGAAGGCCGACGGGTTCGTCACCGGGACGCGCACGGTGACGCTGCAGAAGGGCCAGCGCCAGAGCCTCGACGTGGGGCTCGAGCGCGACGAGGACGCGGATATCTGGCGCAAGCCGCCGAAGATCACGCTCGACGTGAGCGCCTCGTTCCTGCTGGCGCCGACGCTGGGCGGCGAGATCACGGACGGCTGCGACTCGGGCTGCTCCAGCTCGCTCGGCCTCGGCGGGCTCGGGATGATCCACGGGGGCTACGAGCTCGGCTCGGGGATCGGCGTCGGGATCGAGCTCGGCGGCCTGTTCGCGGCGCAGCAGCTCGACGAGCGCTCGGCGGCGCTCAGGCCGGTCGGCTACCGGGATCCGCTCGACGGCACGGCGAGCGACACGCTTCGCCTGGGCGGCTTCCTGGCCGGCGCGACGTTCGGATACCACTTCGGCGAGCGCTTCCCGGCGCTGCTCCGGCTGGGCGCGGGGGTGCTCGTGGGCGAGGTCCGCGACGAGCGGACCGGCAGGTTCAGGACGACCGGCGGGGAGTCGTTCAACACGTTCCCGGTGGTCGACTTCGCCTCGGCGACCTACTTCTACGCGGATCCTGAGGTGCGCCTCGGCCTGCGGCTCGGAGAGCGGTGGGAGGTCGCCGGTAGCGTGAAGCTGCTTCTCCTGATCGGCCTCAGCAAGCCGAAGTGGGACAGGACGATCGAGCTGGCGGCGGCGAGCGACGGGATCGGCACGTACGAGCCGGAGTCGCTCATGGGCGATTTCGTCCTGATGATCGCGCCTGGGGCGAGCCTGCGTTACCAGTTCTGA
- a CDS encoding Kelch repeat-containing protein encodes MRNHRVLRLGFRLRTAALLSACAILPQVLGCSDEGASRRSPQPGAASPQAAPPGARARIAAIRARFADAIAASPVKIVAPTPAGALRAAAPEGAAASVELPARAAGPVRLADGASRVSIAFSLVDAADVPAAVDSGLVLYAGALRAEGGARDVLHRVLPNGTEDFVVFEQEPARKELRYRVDVTAASGLRLVERTLEFLDAGGSPRLRVAPPYLVDATGARLPASLSVEGCAVDTSPRAPWGRPVTPPGAPACTVIVGWQPAGVQYPALLDPQWIATTNQMITPRARHTATVIDPANPASPVLFAGGFDASGGALATAELYFPLDRTFASTDAMDVARGAHTATAVTKLAPAAPSDPAPPPPAVVVVGGSSQRTSGTPVAAIEVYNPATGQFVRDAGASLGRFNHSATLLVPGEVLVAGGLADPLNQPTSTASLYTFSSFGPNGGAPVTSTLAAVGSMATSRHAHTAVRLKKGNVLVAGGFVLSGAALTSAEIFHEDEGVFRPISVLSPSATPMTAQMSALRGFHTATLIDRTEALGGQTATSLDSGEVILVGGTTRVSAGAYVRTIDIYHDGVTDPTKRGFELQPTPISMANARANHTASLLPTGDVLIAGGFDGTTSLSSAAIYDPLTRKFSPLSLPAGSLAQEARREHVAVVVNAGTDRVAGRAVLVAGGIGATSTQPLASAQLLIKANGEACAHDQECASGHCSDTENVCCNEACDQECFSCTASGKGTGSDGTCGPAKLDTELPIVCVNQIEVHNRCDGLGHALAHESTKDCKPGRCGSNNRCILYCLDDCGCDESGWCDVGVGDPDACGEAGGAGGASSGTGGGGAGAGGAGGASAGSGGAGGASAGSGGAGAGGASAGGGGGAGGAGGASAGSGGAGAVGASAGSGGAGAGGASAGSGGAGAVGASAGSGGAGAGGASAGSGGAPPGSGLCLDRLANGAECARDRQCISGHCVDGFCCDFACDGQCQACDVVNNVGRCTNVGTPVDHESPHPNEGGTFQREACPGDGACAGYCGGATDAKCMFPVEGAVARTFTCSCPDEGCIVGPATLTRFFCAGDGGEKDPVVERCGGFKCADETACKTSCASDDDCIQDFVCLDGVCADLEEIGPSCDGAHTLRSPGADTDCTPYACPPGGSACASPCRSVADCVDGMVCNLANQCVPQIDPSEVPSCSCGVVGAPVERNAARLSLLLGVAAALAGLRRRRTSHR; translated from the coding sequence TTGCGAAACCACCGCGTGCTGCGACTCGGCTTCAGGCTGCGAACGGCTGCGCTGCTCTCTGCGTGCGCCATTCTCCCCCAGGTCCTTGGCTGCTCCGACGAGGGCGCCTCGCGCCGCTCCCCCCAGCCCGGCGCCGCGTCACCCCAGGCTGCGCCGCCCGGAGCGCGCGCCCGCATCGCCGCGATCCGCGCGCGCTTCGCCGACGCCATCGCGGCGAGCCCCGTCAAGATCGTCGCGCCGACCCCGGCCGGCGCCCTGCGCGCGGCAGCCCCGGAGGGGGCCGCGGCGTCCGTCGAGCTCCCGGCGCGCGCCGCCGGTCCGGTGCGCCTCGCCGATGGCGCGTCTCGCGTCTCGATCGCCTTCTCCCTCGTCGACGCCGCCGACGTGCCGGCGGCGGTCGACAGCGGCCTCGTCCTCTACGCAGGCGCGCTGCGCGCCGAAGGCGGCGCACGCGACGTCCTGCACCGCGTCCTCCCGAACGGCACCGAGGACTTCGTCGTCTTCGAGCAGGAGCCAGCGCGCAAGGAGCTCCGCTACCGGGTCGATGTCACCGCCGCCTCGGGCCTCCGCCTCGTGGAGCGTACGCTCGAGTTCCTCGACGCCGGCGGCTCGCCCCGCCTGCGCGTCGCGCCCCCCTACCTCGTCGACGCGACCGGCGCGCGCCTTCCGGCCTCGCTCTCCGTCGAGGGCTGCGCCGTCGACACGAGCCCTCGCGCCCCGTGGGGCCGGCCGGTCACCCCGCCGGGCGCGCCGGCGTGCACGGTGATCGTCGGATGGCAGCCCGCCGGCGTTCAGTACCCGGCGCTCCTCGACCCGCAGTGGATCGCCACGACGAACCAGATGATCACGCCGCGCGCCCGTCACACCGCCACCGTGATCGACCCGGCGAACCCTGCGAGCCCCGTGCTCTTCGCGGGCGGGTTCGACGCGTCCGGGGGCGCGCTGGCGACGGCGGAGCTGTACTTCCCGCTCGACCGCACGTTCGCGAGCACCGACGCGATGGACGTCGCGCGCGGCGCCCACACCGCCACGGCGGTCACGAAGCTCGCCCCGGCCGCGCCGTCGGATCCTGCGCCTCCGCCGCCGGCGGTCGTCGTCGTGGGCGGCAGCAGCCAGCGCACGAGCGGCACGCCGGTCGCCGCCATCGAGGTCTACAACCCGGCCACCGGCCAGTTCGTCAGGGACGCGGGGGCCTCGCTGGGCCGGTTCAATCACTCGGCCACCCTCCTCGTTCCTGGCGAGGTCCTGGTCGCGGGCGGCCTCGCGGATCCGCTCAACCAGCCCACGAGCACCGCTTCCCTCTACACGTTCAGCTCCTTCGGACCGAACGGCGGAGCGCCCGTCACGAGCACGCTCGCCGCCGTGGGCAGCATGGCGACCTCGCGCCACGCCCACACGGCGGTCCGCCTGAAGAAGGGGAATGTGCTCGTCGCAGGCGGCTTCGTCCTCTCGGGCGCAGCGCTCACCTCGGCCGAGATCTTCCACGAGGACGAGGGCGTTTTCCGGCCGATCTCCGTCCTCTCGCCCTCCGCGACCCCGATGACGGCGCAGATGAGCGCCCTCCGCGGCTTCCACACGGCGACGCTCATCGACCGCACGGAGGCGCTGGGCGGTCAGACGGCGACGTCGCTCGATTCAGGCGAGGTGATCCTCGTCGGAGGTACCACCCGGGTCTCTGCGGGCGCCTACGTCCGCACCATCGACATCTACCACGACGGCGTGACCGATCCGACGAAGCGGGGCTTCGAGCTGCAGCCGACGCCGATCTCCATGGCGAACGCGCGCGCCAACCACACGGCGAGCCTGCTGCCGACGGGCGACGTCCTCATCGCCGGCGGGTTCGACGGCACGACCTCGCTCTCGAGCGCCGCCATCTACGATCCGCTGACCAGGAAGTTCAGCCCCCTCAGCCTGCCTGCCGGTTCGCTTGCACAGGAGGCTCGTCGTGAGCACGTCGCCGTCGTCGTCAACGCCGGCACGGACCGCGTCGCAGGCCGGGCGGTGCTCGTCGCGGGCGGCATCGGGGCGACGAGCACGCAGCCGCTCGCCAGCGCGCAGCTGCTCATCAAGGCGAACGGCGAGGCGTGCGCGCACGATCAGGAGTGTGCATCGGGGCATTGCTCCGATACGGAGAACGTCTGCTGCAACGAGGCGTGCGATCAGGAGTGCTTCTCGTGCACGGCGTCGGGCAAGGGGACGGGCAGCGATGGCACCTGTGGTCCTGCGAAGCTCGACACGGAGCTCCCGATCGTCTGCGTCAACCAGATCGAAGTGCACAACCGCTGCGATGGCCTGGGGCACGCGCTGGCTCATGAATCCACCAAGGACTGCAAGCCGGGCCGCTGCGGCAGCAACAACAGGTGCATTCTCTATTGCCTTGACGACTGCGGCTGTGACGAGAGCGGTTGGTGCGACGTCGGCGTCGGCGATCCGGACGCCTGCGGCGAGGCCGGCGGCGCCGGAGGTGCATCCTCCGGGACGGGTGGTGGCGGCGCGGGCGCAGGCGGCGCAGGCGGCGCGTCCGCTGGGTCGGGCGGTGCGGGCGGCGCATCCGCTGGATCGGGTGGCGCTGGTGCAGGCGGCGCATCCGCTGGAGGCGGCGGAGGTGCAGGTGGCGCAGGGGGCGCATCCGCTGGGTCGGGTGGCGCTGGTGCAGTCGGCGCATCCGCTGGATCGGGTGGCGCGGGCGCTGGCGGCGCGTCCGCCGGATCGGGCGGCGCTGGTGCAGTCGGCGCGTCCGCTGGATCGGGCGGCGCTGGTGCAGGCGGCGCGTCCGCCGGATCCGGCGGCGCACCGCCCGGGTCGGGTCTGTGCCTCGATCGACTCGCCAACGGCGCCGAGTGCGCTCGCGATCGCCAGTGCATCTCCGGCCACTGCGTCGACGGATTCTGCTGCGATTTCGCGTGCGATGGCCAGTGTCAGGCATGCGACGTGGTGAACAACGTCGGCAGGTGCACGAACGTCGGGACGCCCGTCGACCACGAATCGCCGCACCCGAACGAGGGCGGCACCTTCCAGCGCGAGGCGTGCCCCGGTGACGGCGCGTGCGCCGGCTACTGCGGCGGCGCCACGGATGCCAAGTGCATGTTCCCCGTGGAGGGGGCGGTCGCGAGGACCTTCACGTGCTCCTGCCCGGACGAGGGCTGCATCGTGGGTCCCGCGACGCTCACGCGCTTCTTCTGCGCTGGAGACGGCGGCGAGAAGGATCCGGTGGTCGAGCGCTGCGGCGGGTTCAAGTGCGCGGACGAGACCGCCTGCAAGACCTCCTGCGCCTCCGACGACGACTGCATCCAGGACTTCGTCTGCCTCGACGGCGTCTGCGCCGACCTCGAGGAGATCGGACCGAGCTGCGACGGCGCGCACACGCTCCGGTCCCCGGGCGCCGACACGGACTGCACCCCGTACGCCTGCCCGCCGGGCGGCAGCGCCTGCGCCTCACCGTGCAGATCGGTGGCCGACTGCGTCGATGGCATGGTGTGCAACCTCGCGAACCAGTGCGTCCCGCAGATCGATCCGTCGGAGGTCCCGTCCTGCTCCTGCGGCGTCGTCGGCGCCCCCGTCGAGCGCAATGCCGCGCGCCTCTCCCTCCTCCTCGGCGTCGCCGCAGCGCTGGCCGGGCTTCGCCGCCGGCGGACCTCCCATCGCTAG